A single region of the Malus sylvestris chromosome 8, drMalSylv7.2, whole genome shotgun sequence genome encodes:
- the LOC126631536 gene encoding receptor-like protein kinase 7, with the protein MSSLTDRRRTHLPLDLLFLLLCLLSTAAADELQILLKIKSTLQVSNTNNNIFNTWNSTNSVCSFTGIACNENGFVRDIDLSNQNLSGFLAADAICQLESLETLSLGFNFLHGTIKEDLNNCVNLKYLDLGNNLFSGSFPDISSLSQLEHLHLNCSGFSGTFPWKSLGNMTGLIRLSLGDNPFDQSPFPTEVLNLNKLNWLYLSNCSLGGSIPKGIGNLTELINLELSDNSMVGEIPSEITKLTKLWQLELYHNQFTGTLPPGLRNLTNLENFDASMNLLEGDLSEVGFLENIVSLQLYKNSFSGEVPMEFGEFKKLVNLSLYNNKLTGPLPQKLGSWSKIDFIDISENLLTGSIPPDMCKMGTMRGFLLLQNKFTGEIPANYAKCSTLKRFRVNINSLSGVVPPGIWGLPNAHIIDLTSNQFEGPITSDIGNAKMLAQLFVSYNQLSGELPDEISKATSLVSIVLNNNRFSGNVPGSVGDLTHLGTLYLQSNMFSASIPESLGNCNLLSDLNMAENSFSGDIPSSLGSLPTLNSLNLSQNQLSGEIPKSLASLRLSLLDLSHNRLTGAIPESLSIAAYNGSFSGNSGLCSTDISPFPHCSAGSGMSKDVRTLIICFSAGSAILLVSLTCFLFLKKREKDEDRSLKEESWDVNSFHVMSFTEGEILDSIRQENLIGKGGSGNVYRVLLANGKDLAVKHIWNTDPSDRKRFKSMAPVLAKRGGKSKEFNAEVQTLSSIRHVNVVKLYCSITSEDSSLLVYEYMPNGSLWDQLHTCQKMKLDWETRHEIAVGAAKGLEYLHHGLERQVMHRDVKSSNILLDEFLKPKIADFGLAKIVQATADKDSTHVIAGTHGYIAPEYGYTYKVNEKSDVYSFGVVLMELVTGKRPIEPEFGENKDIVSWVSSMLGSRESILSMVDSYIPEVYKEEAIKVLRIAILCTARVPELRPSMRSVVQMLEEAHETFKLLKIVISKDGAAADMKMKVVKGIEN; encoded by the exons ATGTCGTCATTGACAGACCGGAGAAGAACCCATCTCCCGCTCgacctcctcttcctcctcctctgccTCCTCTCCACCGCGGCGGCCGACGAGCTTCAAATTCTTCTCAAAATCAAATCCACGTTACAAGTTTCAAACACCAACAACAACATATTCAATACATGGAACTCCACCAATTCCGTTTGCAGCTTCACCGGAATTGCCTGCAACGAAAACGGATTCGTTCGAGATATCGACCTTTCGAATCAGAACCTATCTGGGTTTCTTGCGGCGGACGCAATATGCCAGCTCGAATCGTTGGAAACACTTTCCTTGGGATTCAACTTCTTGCACGGGACAATCAAGGAGGACTTGAACAACTGCGTAAATTTGAAGTACTTGGACTTGGGCAACAATTTGTTCTCAGGATCGTTCCCCGACATATCATCCCTGTCCCAGTTAGAACATCTCCATCTGAACTGCAGCGGATTTTCGGGTACTTTTCCGTGGAAATCATTGGGGAACATGACGGGTTTGATTCGATTGAGCTTGGGAGACAACCCTTTTGATCAAAGCCCATTCCCAACCGAGGTGTTGAATCTCAACAAACTCAACTGGCTTTACTTGTCGAATTGCAGCCTCGGAGGTTCGATTCCGAAAGGAATCGGAAACCTCACGGAGCTTATCAACTTGGAGTTATCCGACAACAGCATGGTCGGAGAAATCCCATCCGAGATTACAAAGCTTACCAAGCTCTGGCAGCTCGAGCTCTACCACAACCAGTTCACCGGGACGCTTCCTCCCGGCCTAAGAAATCTCACCAACCTCGAAAACTTTGACGCCTCCATGAATCTACTCGAAGGCGATTTGTCGGAGGTGGGATTCTTGGAGAACATAGTTTCCCTCCAATTGTACAAGAATAGTTTCTCCGGAGAAGTTCCGATGGAGTTCGGGGAATTCAAGAAGCTTGTCAATCTGTCGTTGTACAATAACAAGCTGACCGGTCCTCTGCCTCAGAAACTTGGCTCTTGGTCCAAGATTGATTTCATCGATATCTCTGAGAATCTCCTGACGGGAAGTATTCCGCCCGATATGTGCAAGATGGGGACGATGAGAGGCTTTCTCCTGCTCCAGAACAAGTTTACCGGCGAAATTCCTGCGAATTACGCTAAGTGTTCCACATTGAAGCGGTTCAGAGTCAACATCAACTCGCTGTCCGGTGTTGTTCCTCCTGGAATTTGGGGGTTGCCGAATGCGCACATCATCGACCTTACTTCCAATCAATTCGAAGGCCCGATAACTTCTGACATTGGAAATGCAAAGATGCTTGCGCAGTTGTTCGTCAGTTACAATCAGTTATCTGGTGAGCTGCCGGATGAGATTTCCAAAGCAACATCTTTGGTGTCCATTGTTTTGAACAACAATCGGTTTTCCGGGAACGTCCCTGGAAGTGTTGGTGACCTGACGCATCTGGGAACTCTGTATTTGCAGAGCAACATGTTCTCTGCTTCGATACCAGAGTCTCTAGGAAACTGTAATTTACTGAGCGActtaaacatggcagaaaactCATTTTCCGGTGACATCCCATCGTCTTTAGGCTCTCTCCCAACCTTGAACTCTCTGAATTTGTCACAAAATCAACTTTCGGGTGAAATCCCAAAGAGCTTAGCATCTCTAAGGCTAAGTCTTCTTGATCTATCACACAACAGGCTCACCGGCGCCATACCAGAATCTCTGTCGATTGCAGCCTACAACGGTAGCTTTTCTGGTAACTCCGGACTCTGCAGCACGGACATAAGCCCATTCCCCCATTGTTCTGCTGGTTCTGGGATGTCCAAGGATGTGCGGACGCTAATTATTTGCTTCTCGGCTGGCTCAGCAATTCTGCTTGTGTCCCTCACATGCTTCTTGTTCTTAAAGAAGCGCGAAAAGGACGAAGACCGTTCGttaaaggaggaatcttgggaCGTAAACTCTTTTCATGTGATGAGCTTCACCGAGGGTGAAATTCTTGATTCCATTAGGCAAGAGAATCTTATTGGAAAAGGGGGTTCCGGAAACGTTTACAGAGTTTTACTTGCGAATGGCAAAGATCTCGCTGTAAAGCACATATGGAACACCGATCCAAGTGACAGGAAAAGGTTCAAGAGCATGGCTCCAGTGCTTGCAAAACGCGGTGGGAAGTCGAAGGAATTTAATGCTGAGGTGCAGACGTTGAGCTCGATTAGGCATGTGAATGTGGTGAAGTTGTACTGTAGCATTACAAGCGAGGACTCAAGCTTGTTGGTGTATGAGTACATGCCGAATGGTAGCTTGTGGGATCAGCTTCATACGTGCCAAAAGATGAAGCTTGATTGGGAGACAAGGCATGAGATAGCAGTGGGAGCAGCCAAAGGTTTGGAGTATTTGCATCATGGCTTGGAGAGGCAGGTGATGCACAGGGATGTCAAGTCGAGTAACATTTTATTGGATGAGTTTTTGAAGCCGAAGATTGCGGATTTCGGGCTTGCCAAGATTGTTCAGGCCACTGCAGACAAGGACTCTACTCATGTTATTGCCGGAACACATGGCTACATTGCTCCTG AATATGGATACACGTACAAAGTGAATGAGAAGAGCGATGTGTACAGCTTCGGAGTGGTACTAATGGAGCTAGTGACGGGGAAAAGGCCGATAGAGCCAGAGTTCGGAGAGAACAAGGATATAGTGAGCTGGGTAAGCAGCATGCTTGGGAGTAGAGAGAGCATATTAAGTATGGTGGACTCATATATTCCAGAGGTGTACAAAGAAGAGGCTATCAAGGTTTTAAGAATTGCAATTCTCTGCACGGCTAGGGTACCGGAGTTAAGACCCTCCATGAGAAGTGTGGTTCAAATGCTTGAAGAGGCTCACGAGACATTTAAATTGCTCAAGATTGTTATCAGCAAAGATGGTGCTGCTGCAGATATGAAAATGAAAGTAGTGAAGGGTATAGAGAACTGA